cccaggatcccgggatcatgccctgagctgaaggcagactctcaatcactgagccacccaggcatccctcgttaatttcaatttatttatttattcacaattcAACcagaaaataatctatttataaaaagaatttggaaatgaCAAGTGTATGTAACATTTAAAGTCTTAAATGGAGAATTAGTAGATTTAgagagttttgaaatttttttaaaaattgtacctGTGGCAGTGAATGTTAAGTAAACCTACTTTGGTGACTATCTCTCCAAGATGATAATTTTAACTCTAATTCTCTTggatatgtatacacacacacacacacacacactcaggagtGTGATTACAGGGCCatatatggcagttctattttttggGAACCCCCATGCTTTTTCCCATAGTGATTgaactattttacattctcatcaaccTCATACAGTGGTTATAATTTCtccaccctcaccaacacttctgatttgttttcttgATATTAGCCACCTTAACAAGTATAAGGTGATAAATCGTTATGAttcttatttacatttctttggtgGTTAGTGATAGCAAGCATCTTTTTTTTCACATACCTGGCTGGCCAGTCATAGGATTttagagaaatgtccattcagtTTCCATGACCATTTTTCAACCTGTGTTTTTGTACTACTACTTTGCTACTTatttgtaggagttccttatatattttggaaatgaacTCCTTATCAAATACACAGTTtgcaaatgatttctttttttaatttttatttttttatttttttaataataaatttattttttactgaacaTACAGAATCCAACATACAGAATCATTGACCCTCATTTAAACATGAATCTCTATAGCTTTTGACCATAAATGAAGTTCTATGGTGAACTGAGGTATTTTACTGAGTCATTTTGTCAGTCAtcttacttattttcttcttgataagAATCCTAATTTTACTGTTTTGAGAGATTTCATAAATGTCTTACTAGTATTTTAGAAGCTATGACCTTTGCAAGCAAATGCAAAATTGTAAATAAGGAGTCCCCAAATTTTGTAATATTCAGCTCATGATTCCTCATACTTTAAATTGCAGaattttttgcaaataatttcttgcATTCTGTAGGTTACTTTTTCCCTCTGTTGGCTGTCCCTATGCAGAAGCCTGTTACTCTGATGTAGTCTCACttctctgtttttgcttttgttatctgTGCCTTCAGCTTCATACCCATAAAATCATTGCCAAAGATCCATGTCTTTCAACTTCATTCCTGTCTTCTTTTAGTAGTATTACAATTTTGGGTTTATGTTAAGTCTTTACTCATTTTTAGTCTACTTTAGTACACATGGCTTCTTATCATTTACCAGATAAAccaaaagcaattaaaatgatGACTTACTCTGTTAGAATAAACTTTCAGTCTGTAATTTTCTATCCTAAATATCAAATAGAGAATTAAGACTATCTCAGATATTAATGATACAACCATCACCATCCAGTGAAAAAGACCCAGAGTCATTAAGACTtacactacaaaaataaaaattactcatttaGAAAGAACAATACCAGACAGCAGCTTTttatatctgattttaaaaagtaggaggagcaatggaaataaaataaatatacataaaaagattttttttcttttaaactactATTTAAGGAAACTAGATAAGGACTAGAGTGAAACAGATGTCAAAGGAAAGCAGAAACGATAACGAaccaagtaaaaatgaaaacacacccTATCAAAATGTGTGGAATGCAAACAAACAAGCCATgctcagaaaagagaaatttacaGCACTCAATActcatattagaaaagaagaaaaaagaaatctcagatcAATGACTtcagaagctagaaaaagaagaagaaacaaaaccctATGATGCAGCAAAGTGGGGGAAAAACATCAGGCTAAAAACCAAAGTAATAACAAAAAAGTGCTCCTAAAATATCAAAGCAacaaaagctagttctttgagatcaattatatttataaacttCCAAACAGATCATATAAAAGACatagaagaacaaaaacaaaaatgagagaagTGACATCACTACAGAAACTTCAAatactataagataataaatactaTAAAGAATATTATAACCACAAATATTACAACTATGTGAATTATACCAATGTTGTTGAAAGATgcaagaagaaagaattaaagaacaAGGAACTCTAAGTAATTTGTATTTGTAGTTACAAActttccaaacaaaacaaaacccttcaaGAGGTACAGATGTTTTTTACAGCtagcttttcagaaaaaaaaaaaaaaaagaaaaaaggaatttgacACTTAGCTTCAGGAAAGAAAGTCCTTACTATCCTGGTTTACTCTTTATAAAAATCTACTTCTTCCATAAAAACTTAGGAGGTtattgggggcacttgggtggtatAGTTGGTTGGGCATTTACACCTGGTTTTGACTCAGTTGTGATTTCacggttgtgggatcaagccccaggccaGGTTTCTTGCTCaacacagaatctgcttaagattctctctccctctccctttgctctgccagctcattctctctctctctctctctctctctctctctctctctctaaattaagtaaatacatctttaacaaacaaacaaaaaatgcagataccttgtacacatgaaactattatactgtatattaacttgaatttgaataaaaacttttaaaacatgcaGGATATACCAtcacatacatataaaattttgagTAAAGTCTTTGGCTACAATTCAGTTTACAGTTTACTTCTCAGTATTTACACAAAAGATAAGTGCAAAATAACtgattattttctgaaataacaaaatgaatacaCATTATGAAATATTAATGAAGAATATTGCTTGTGTATCATCAGATCATGGGCAGTAAAGGTGAAGGATAGTCTTGTAGTCTTGTAGCAATAATAGGAAATATTCTTAAGTGAATAGTGTCAGCACTTTAATTAATCTCTGAAATTTATAATAGATTCTAGCtttgaaaaaaacacaaactgaaGTATAAAATTAATGCAATTTCACAGGTCGAAGACCTCTAAATGAACATAATAacaagataaaatacagaattcaaAATGTAATGCTTGCAGAATAAGTGGAGATTAAATTTAAGAGATGCTTtcacctttctccttctctgatttttaaggCATGTATGTGGTCCAGAGTGTGATTAACAATAATTTCTATTTCAGCCTATTTAGCACATCAGATGGGTATGGGTATCTCACCAAAGGAAATTCACTTTTCAATCCAAGAAGAGGCATCACTGAAGTTCTAATTAAATACTAATGTTATTACAAAATCAACTTACAGAATCTGTGGCCTTTTGTAAAATAACACTTCAGCCAATGTGACTATTATGTATAACAATCTATTTCAAtagcattttctttgtaaataaacaCATTGATTGTTGTTATTACTGAAAGTGGGACATTTAAAAGTCAAAATTGTTTACCAAAACTCTTTCATCTATAATGAATAGGCtcagattatttttctctagTCTAAAATACTTAAACTCTGCTAAAACAAATGCCTATAGAACATGTTACTGAGCTCCTTTTCTCAACCTCAAGTAAACCTGATACACGAAATAAGCCACAAGAAGAATCCTGCCCTTAATACAATATTAGagttaaaatcatgaaaataattcatagtcaaataaaaactacacaatctgaaatcatacagaatttttgtttacttaaccAACTTAAAAAACCACAGcattttgatttcaaaataaaggcaaatcttagagaaattatttttattgtggtaaggaCACTTAACATGAAATTTTTCCTCTTAACAAATGTTTAGAGTGGCTGTATTGTATTCTAACTATCGGCACCATGTtttacagcagatctctagaatttattcattgtGCCTCCCCTTAGCCCCTAATAGCCACCactctattttttgcttttgtgagtTTGAATATTTTACAGTGCTTCATCTAAGTGAAAGCACACAATATTTGTCCatctgtgactggtttatttcatttaacaaattttgtcttctgccgctgctgctgctgctgcttcttctttcgttttcttccttcttcttcctgattctttctttcttctttcttctttctttttctttctttcttttttctttctttctttctttttctttctttctctttttctttctttcttcttcttcttcttcttcttcttcttcttcttcttcttcttcttcttcttcttcttcttcttcttcttcttcttcttccttcttcttccttcttccttcttcttcctgattctttcttcttcctgattctttcttcttctttcttcttcttcttcttcttcttcttcttcttcttcttcttcttcttcttcttcttcttcttcttcttcgggAGCTTGTTTCAGATTCATCAAGTATTTTGCAGGTATATATGTTTCCGTTGTAGACTTCTCCTGATATATATTTCTTAACTAATTTATGTAGTGCTTATTTTAGAGTGATTACATTTATATCCACGTTTTCCTGGGCTCTTGGATGCTGTTTGCTCTTCTACCTTCATAAGAATGTCTACAACTCCACTCAGTCTGTCAGTGCCTCTGCTGTCAGTTTCCACTGGGTTCTTGGCctctctcatcttttattttgggTATTTTCATCACTTGATTATCTGTATCAGAGAATTTCAGCTATTTGGCTTATAAACCTGGATGTTTCAGCTAAAAAGTGTTTTCATCTCAAAGTAAAAATCCACTCTATACTATGATCTCTCTTCGATCTTGACTCCCCTATGTTCTTAGAGCTTTGGTTATTCTCCTGTACTATCTGGTGTTATTTACTGAGCATCATTCAGAGTTTCCAGTTATGCATTGCATATGGCTTTGTGGGATGCAAACTATTACTACATAGCTTGATGTggaattcaaagaaatatttaatatatttattcaccaaatatttttgaatgcttactctttatttagtatatatttagtGAGCACATACTAAGTGCCTGTTACTTCTCAAGGTAGTGGGCCTACAACAAGGAGATAAAAAATAACTCTATTcttggttttctccttttttatagatttttaacattattttattgtCAATTTGCTGTTAATAATCATTGATTTAACATACAAATTCCATCAATATCTCATATTGCATTTATGAAGGTAATTACAGTGAGTTATTTCCAACCTCAAATCTGGTCCCTTATATACATTCcaaaaaatgtattctgtaaaaacaatacattttttcaaGATGGTTTTATTGTGAATTTCTCAACTACAAACCTCAAATATGTAAAGGTATGTCttttgggggggtgggaagctttattttttatttattttttaaatttttacttattgattcatgagagacagggggagagagagagagagagagagagagagagagagaggcagagacacaggcagagggagaagcaggctccatgcagcgagcccgatgtgggactccaacctgggtctccaggatcacccccggggccaaaggcaggcactaaaccgctgagccacccagggatcccctattttttaattgtacctaaaaattaacaataattcttttttaaagttttgattttatttctaggtatttaacatccaatgttgtattagtttccattgtatatatagtgattcagcacttaaCTTACATACGTTGCTGGTGTTTATCagaacaagtgccctccttactccCCATCGTCTATcttccccatcttcccacccacatcccctctggTCACCATTAATTTGTTCTGTGTAGTTAGAAGTCTGTTTCTTTCAGAAATAACtctattcttatatatattttagtgtgGGAGCATGATCTAAGaaactataaacatatatatatagtaaacattttgtaagggaaaatagaaaaggtaaaaaatagtcataagtgtacttttattttttgttttctttcattttaaatcaatCCACATAGAATGCATTAGTAGTTtcagaaatataatgaaaaaaatcatttggaattTAAGTGCAAAgactagttgaatttaaataaaccatgtatgttttattttaaaaaagtatacttTAAGATAAGATAGTTAAGGGACTGCTCTTGCTGGGGGTTAAGAACAACACCTTAGATGAAGTGAGTCACTTCACTTTATAGGGAAGATATTAGGGAATATTTAGGGAAAGATAATATtatacagagagaagagaaagtgcaTAAACCTAAGAGTAGGAGACTGAGTGTTTTCCCAGACAATAGCAAAAAGGCCAATGTGGTGGAAAAGAAACTATTAAGGGTGCTAACAAGAGGATGGGAGCTGGCAAAAGGTTAGAGTGCAGAACATGTAtggatttaaaaatcatagtaaTAACATGGGGTTTTATTCTAGTTGTAAAAAGTTACTAGACAGAATACGACATGGcttaatgtttcaaaaatatttctttgactGTTTTGGTGGTAATAGACTgaaagaggtaaaagaaaaagcatttcaaaatcatttattttctacttttctccttttgggCTCTTGGCAACGCTTACACTGAATCAGGATAATATTTTCTTGGGTGTATTATAAGAAAGATCTCagagatttatattatttttgtgctCCCTTATTTATAGCATTTTCCCAATGAGAGAAATAGcatgtaaaatgttaacataaataagaGCATTACGAACAGATAATCATACATTAATCTATGGATTGTATTCGtaaatttgtgttttgaaaattagaaacaaaggATTCGATACAATGTGTCATTAATATGGGAGTGCACAAGATCATTTTTAATACCTGAAGCCACATTTGTGgagtattattaactattatgGTAAGAGATTATCTTTCTTTATCCTAAATTGTTCTACGAGGTTTGTGTTGTTATCATGTCCCTTTTTTGGCaaagaggcagagattagagagggagagggaatatcaaacagactccccactgagcatggagcccaatgtggggctccgtTTCActaggacccctgagatcatgacctgagctgaaaccaggagttggatgcttaactaaatGTACCAACCAGGCACTCCAAAACCCTGAGTTATTTTAAGCAGTGGTTCTTCAGAAACATTTAAGCTTCTTAATGTCactgaaataaagtttttttctcattaaaaagttttgatttttgaagactgaacatacatttgaaaaaaaatattaaagttaaatattttcctgtttcacaTGTCACTTCTTGGAAAAAATAAGCCACCAACTTCCACCAGTGCTCTGTCCTAAGCTGCCCTGCAAGATCCAACTTGCGCCTTAGCAAGTGTCTGCCTGAAGGCATCCATAAGATAAAGATGGAGTGGCTAATGTGAGGCTAAATAATCAGGAGATATGATAAGGCCtttactgaaaagagaaaaaggcagtaACTCCTTTCTCAGGTTCTGCACTTTGCTCAGGAGTGGTACCAGCATAGCTCAGGGGTCAGAAGTCTAACAGGCAGGCCAAGTTGTCCCTCTGCACAAGAATGGGCCAAAGGACCAGACCTCTCCCTGTGAATGTGAGGACAACTTCCTCTCCACTACTGAGGCCGTATTAGCCAcctcacagggcacctgggtgactcagtgattgagcatctgcctttggctcaggtcctgatcttggggtcctgggattgagtcctgctttgggctccccacacgaagcctgcttctcaaaaaatgtattctgtaaaAACAATACACTTTTTCAAAaatgcctctgtctctgcctctctttctgtgtctctcctgaataaataaataaaagcattaaaaagtaTTAGATAAGACACCTTACTTATATGGACctcagaagagaaatgaagatggGGTTGTcagaacattaaaagaattaatctGGGTCACACAACAGAACCTAAGGTACCTAAAGAAACAGACCGGCCCTCCCAGCGCCGCCGCCCCCACCGTGCGGAGCAGCGGGCAGCCGGCGGGGGGCTGCGGGATGGGGACTCAgcgcccccggccgccgcccccgggTCGGTCCCGCAGGGGACGCGGGGCGCGGCCAGTCCGCCCCGGAGCCAggcccgcgggcggcggcggagcTGGGCAGGTGCCTGCGGCTGGAACCCGGCGCCCTCGGGCCGGGCAGCGTCAGGCGGCGGTGCCGGCGGGTGCTCTACTGGGTCCCCGGGGTGTTCATCAGCCTCCTGCTCGGCCGGTCCCACTACGCCTACGCCGTCCAGCTGCGCATAGTGTCCATGGAAAATGTTGGCGAGCAGGTTGTGTGCCTGACTGCTTATCATCTACTTTTTGCAATGTTTGTCTGGTCATATTGGAAAACTATCTTTACATCCCCAATGAATCCTTCAAGAGAATTCCATCTCTCTTatgcagaaaaagaattgttGGAGAGAGAGCCAAGAGGAGAAGCCCATCAGGAAGTTCTCAGGCGAGCAGCCAAAGATCTTCCCATCTATACCCGGACCGTGTCCGGAGCAATCCGATATTGTGACAGATGCCAACTCCTAAAACCAGACCGCTGCCATCATTGTTCCGTCTGTGATAAATGTATTTTGAGGATGGATCATCATTGCCCATGGGTGAACAATTGTGTTGGATTTTCAAATTAcaaatttttcctccttttcttggcTTATTCTCTGCTGTACTGCCTTTTTATTGCTGCTACAGATTTAcagtattttatcaaattttggACAAATGGCCTACCCGATACTCAAGCCAAGTTccatattatgtttttattcttcgCTGCAGCTATGTTTTCTGTCAGCTTGTCTTCTCTGTTTGGCTATCATTGTTGGCTAGTCAGCAAAAATAAATCTACATTAGAGGCATTTAGAAGTCCCGTGTTTCGACATGGAACAGATAAGAATGGATTCAGCTTGGGTTTCAGTAAAAACATGCGACAAGTTTTTGGTGATGAAAAGAAGTACTGGTTGCTACCCATTTTTTCAAGTCTAGGTGATGGCTGCTCCTTTCCAACTTGCATTGTTAATCAGGATCCTGAACAAGCATCTACTCCTGCAGGATTGAATTCAACATCGAAAAATCCTGAAAACCATCAGTTTCCTGCAAAGCCATTGAGAGAGTCCCAGAGCCATCTTCTCACTGATTCTCAGTCTTGGACAGAAAGCAGCACAAACCCGGGAAAAGGCAAAGCTGGTATGAGCAATCCTGCATTAACCATGGAGAATGAGACTTAACtcttcaaacaaaataaattcatactTTATGGAAGTATCCATGCTGTAGGTGGATGGAagaggcttcccacaggaaggcACCATTGGCCAGTTGTTCCCATTTTCCTTTGGCTGGATATGCAGAATATGAATTGGTTAGTTCTCTCCAAGCTGTTGCTTAaaacataacacatttttaaattcaatatacAGATTGTTTGAACTAACACAAATTCCTCTTACATATTAGAAGTAATTATGGTTTATGAATCAAAGGCAAAAGTATCTTCTATCATAAAAACTTGGAATAAATTCATGGGCTGATTTTCACCCAAATATTTGGGTAGTACAATGTCTATACATAAAAATCCATTAATCATCTGAGTTTCTGATTCCGAAAATTGAGACTATTTAAGATATTGAAATTTGAAAGATTTCAAATTACCGTATAATgacactttatttataaaacctaCTAGTTACCAACGAGTTGGAGGTAGCATTCCCTCTGTTGTGAATCCAGCCCCAGACTGAGTGAACTATAATGACTATGAATTCATTGCAAACTTTAAGTGGCCTACAGTTGAAGATTACCACCATTTTTGCCAGACTTTAATCTAATTCTAGCCTTTGTTCCCTGCTGGGAAAGATGTATGGTCATTGAAGCCTGAGCTCACTGATAAGCAACTAGCTAGCAATTTTTATCATAACTAATACATTAATTACTACTACATCCacaatatatttttcatctcttctgatCCTCTTAAATTggctgaaaattataaaaaatcatttatgatGTTCTTTTGCcattctggctttttaaaaaatctcattttttaaaagttatttgttcTATTGAACATATAGCTAAAATATTGAATTTGTTAATAATTCCTAATGGGCCAATAGATTAATCCTCCATTCGTATCTATATTATTTCTGTGTCCCCTCATTGAAAGTATGACAGTTATActttatatttcttcaaatacttaaGATTAAATTATgcaaatcattaaaagaaatatacttttagAAATTTAGTTCAATATGAACTAAATGGTGTGCTGTTTGGAAATTGAGTTTAAGGTAAACTAAAGTGGTGTGTTTGTTGATGCCAAATGTTCGGCTTCAGTAAATATACTAGGAAGCTCTTGTGCCTTGTATgcactatttgaaaaaaatttattctttttttttttttttttttttgagtggagTGTAAGTTTTGTAAATGTTAGAGATTAGAATAAGCTGTAAACATTTT
This portion of the Canis lupus dingo isolate Sandy chromosome 11, ASM325472v2, whole genome shotgun sequence genome encodes:
- the LOC112650038 gene encoding palmitoyltransferase ZDHHC2-like, translating into MENVGEQVVCLTAYHLLFAMFVWSYWKTIFTSPMNPSREFHLSYAEKELLEREPRGEAHQEVLRRAAKDLPIYTRTVSGAIRYCDRCQLLKPDRCHHCSVCDKCILRMDHHCPWVNNCVGFSNYKFFLLFLAYSLLYCLFIAATDLQYFIKFWTNGLPDTQAKFHIMFLFFAAAMFSVSLSSLFGYHCWLVSKNKSTLEAFRSPVFRHGTDKNGFSLGFSKNMRQVFGDEKKYWLLPIFSSLGDGCSFPTCIVNQDPEQASTPAGLNSTSKNPENHQFPAKPLRESQSHLLTDSQSWTESSTNPGKGKAGMSNPALTMENET